The genomic window NNNNNNNNNNNNNNNNNNNNNNNNNNNNNNNNACAGCGACCGAGTCCGAAAGGCGCCGGGATTAATCCTTAGCCGACCGAACCCCTCTGCTCCAGCCATGTCCAAACCAGCAGTCAACCGTCTGGCTCCCTCCAGAAAAAAAAAAGGGAGCATATGCCTCTCTCCAACCCCACCCCACAAGGTGAGCTAGCCACCTTGTGTTCCCTCCCTCAATGAAACCAAGTGTGACGATGCTGAGCTTTCAGAGGTGTGTTTAGTCCTGGTTActttcagagagagagattggaggacaGGTATCAAGCAGTTTGTGAGAAGAGAAACAACGCGTAAGGCCTtggctgttttttttaaaaacaaggcTGAAACAACACAAGCAGCCTGAACGGGCGTGGTCACGCTGCTTCGCCCTGAACCAGGGAGTTTTCAATTTCACGTTTTCAGCAGCTGTTGGGCTCCTGAAGAAATGGAAACCatttctccaccccccccccccccccatccccccactctctcgatTACATCCAAGAGCTGGAGATCCTTTTCCAAGGGTGCTGGGTCATGTGCAAGAAAAAAATCGGTTTCCTGAATCGGCCTTGTGCCACAGGGTCTGTTTAGGGGGATGACACTTTATTGGAACAGTCAGGGTTCTGCGGCAAAATAGTGAAATATTCTGTCAAGTCCAGTCAAGTCTACAGTTCAGTTATTCCAGATTCCTTTTTCTCtggtattttaactgtagtgggTATTGTTTAACATTGAATAGGTTGACtagtcatagagctatacagcacagaaacagacctttcggcccaacccatccatgccgaccagatatcccaacctaatctagttccatttgccagcacctggcccatatccctccaaacccttcctattcatatccccatccaaatgcctcttaaatgttgcaattgtaccagcctccaccacttcctctggcagctcattccatacacgtatctccctctgtgtgaaaaagttgccccttaggtctcttttaaaccttcccccactcacctcaAACCTACATCTTCTAGCTTTGGATTCCCTCACTTCGGGAAAAGACCtctgctattcaccctgtccatgccaactGCATTGGGAATACAGTGTTTCACATTTACCTCTGAAATTAAAAACGGATAGGGTCTATGCTAACTCCTTAAGATATTTTGAGGGGGTGTGGGCTCACCCAGAACACAAAGGTACACCCTCGCGCCGGTCAGCAACTATCCAACTGGAGGAGGCCTTACTCTTACCTCGCCCACTCAAAGATTCCCAGTCTGGGCTCACTGGGTGAAGGGTCACAAGTCGGaacaccccttcccccactccggctgctctctctctctgtatccaccCTTGGACAGGGAGGCCAATTATAGAAACACAACTGCTAACAGAGATCAGCGAACAGGGAACAAAACCTGGGAATGACACAGTACAAGAGACTCCACCCCCAAACCACACCTGATCATCGGTCAGGTGAGCACCGGGGACGTAGCTCACTTACAGCTCAAGCTAAGATGGTCAAGAGAGATTTATTTAAGAGGAACAAGTTTACACAGAAgccaaaaataaaagaaaaagagacaaATGACCAACCGTACATTTTCATCGACACCACTTTGATCAGCTTTGAAACAATAATGTTTCCCAGACTGATCGCAGGTAAGACGCGGACTGAGGTCTTTAGGCTGGTGTCGGGCCGGTGAACTGTCAAACCCAGCAGAGTTGCCTTTCTTTGATACACTGCAAAtaaatctctccccctctccccccaccaccccaaacTAGAGAGACAGAGTCTGGATGAACCGTAATGCCCAAACCCTATAGGGTGCATCTCTCAGCTTCCTGCCTGGCCTTGCCAACTCTTGTTAGCTGCTGGGCATTCAGAAACCACATTGccaaaaaaaaatagaaatattGCGAGGCTGTCTTTCTCCCCACAGCAGAGACGACTTGAAAACCGATCCAGCTATTGTATTGTATTGTAACACAAAAAGAAACTGTGCAAAAATGCGACAGAGTCCCCAGTTCCGTCATAGGAGGAAGGGGGAACTGTCTGTCCGCAAAACCTTCCTGAACAATGGAACCACAAACGAGTCGGTATTGGTCTCCCAGGAACTGGAGGCCGAGGGTGCGGAGAGGAACCATGGCAGGGAAACAGGAAGAGAGAACAAGCAGAGGcactcctctctgccccctcactgttctctgtctcccctccaactTCACCGTTCAGGCAGGCTTTGTCCTTTCCCTCTTCTTATCCACAAACAGCACACGCCAAAGCTAAATATTGTGTTTCTATTTTCAGGCTGTTGTCTCAGGTCACCTTGGGACACCAGCCTCCTCCATAACCTTCCAGTTGGCTCAGTGGATCGTTTGAGCCGCTATCCCTCTCGCCCACATCCAGCGACAAGGCGCAGAACGTACTCTGGGTGGGGTTTTTTTCAAAGCCCACCACCGAGGGTGGCTCAGAGCTGGTCAGGTccgaaaggacatagctgctagactggttcTGCGGCagggagggaaccaacaagagggaaaaacccACTTGACCTCATTCTTACCGACCTGCAGACGTAGCTGCccgtgacagtatcggtaagagagaccaccgcaCAGCCCTGGTGGGGACAAAGtcccgccttcacattgagaataatctcCATTTTGTGGTAGTGCTAAATTCAGAAATACCTCACAGCTCAAGACTGGGCGTCGCGGAGGCACTGGTGGGGGGGGATCCTGACAATGGGCAATGAATTCTGGTCTCGCCTGCACTCCAGAAACCTCTTGAAAAGAAAAAGGCTTTCAGAGCTTATCTGACTCAAGAGCTGGAAATTGGTCAAGTCAGTGTCGATCGCTCAGCGTCAGAAGACGGGAATGTTTTGTGCCTGAACCCGTTGTTCTAATCGGTCGATGGCTGCTCAAGGACACATAGCTGgatctgcctctctgtctcggAGACCATTTCCCAAGGAGAAAACAAATCAGTCTTGGGCAATATCTAGCGTCTAGTATGGTGTGTGCACACGCTCGCACGCGCATCTGTGTcgagtgagatggggagagagcgtGATCAAGAGCAGGGTATTATGAAGTAGTGAACTGGAAGGCAGGAAGCTAGGATTTATTTGTAACAAAAGaatgacagagaaagggtgagcgTGTGGGACTTCCAAGAGGCAAAGTGCTTTTCTAAGCTTTGAGACTTACATAGAGAAATGTGCCTGTGGGTGGATGTACAGACAGTTCTGAAATTGAAACATGGCTGCATGACTGGACACCTTCAGCTTGTTTCGATGTTTTAGCAACCAGCTTGAATCAGCCAATTAATTCCCTTAAAGACTGAAAACCAATTGAATTTAAATCTGATGGCTTTGACAACGTCGGACCAACGCTAAATGTACAAAAATTGATGTGTCATTCAAGGTATAGACGGAGAGGGTTTTTGAAAGTCGGGGTGAGCGCGAACTGGCACCCTGGGAAATAAGCACCTAGCCCTCACAAAGCAATCTCTGTGCTCTataagggagcactatctgtctGTTAAAGGTGCCACGGCACTACTCGCTAAGAGGCTTCATGGAAGAACTCTCAGAGAAAACAGTCCTGACAGCAGGATTTGCAGGAGACAGGCGTTTAGGTCAGGAGAGACAGTGGAGAGGACACAGCTTCCCAGAGGATACATTCTGTATAGACTTCGAGAGAGAAAGCTTTAGTGTATGTTTTCTTATTAGTTAGGTTTACTGCACATAAGTGGGACTTGTATTTATTGGAATACTGGGCGAGagggagcacgagagagagagagacgcacacagaaagagagagacacacagagagacagacagagagagagagagagagacacacacagagagagacagagagagagagagagacagacagacagacagagagagagagacagacacagagagagagagacagagagagagagagacagacagacacacagagagacagagagagagagagagagagagagagagacagacacagagctTGCACAATGGAGGAAGAATGTATTCCACTTTTAACTATGCTGTTTCccgatttccctctgaagtgGCCTGGCTCGGAGTTTAATAACCcattttctccccctctctctctctcagatcctCCACCCGGCTTCACATTTTCAATGTCTCGAATGGATCAGCCTTATTGCTGCTTGTTCAGCACCCagcaacccccccaccccattgtCCAACTTCCTGGACACCAACGCAGAAAAAGGCGAGATGTGAACATTGTTTCCAAAAGCCATTCCCTCCCTCAACAATTCACTGCCAGGTCAGCATTTTCCTtcaacgatcctttcaaatttctTCTGCTCTGCTTGTTttagagagggcgagaagcagattcGAGGCTGGAGATACAGATATTTAACCAGGGAGAAGAAAATCAAGGGTCACGGGGGACAGCACAGCGAGAGGATGATCAGATTGGTTAGAGTGGAGCCGACACAACGGGCTGAGTAGCCTACTGCTGCTTCTCCCGCCTCGATTGTACTCACCGCTGCAGCTCCTCGTCCTGAATCCTCTCGTTGTCCCACATGAAGGCGGCAGCAAAGGCAGCCACCAGCTTGCCGCCCGTGCCCCGGTTCCGGCTGTGGAACCGCCTCCACAGGCTGGTGATCAGGCCCTGGCGGGACCGCTCCGAGTACAGGTTGCTGTACAGCTGCCCGATCTGCTGTGCCCGCCGCAGCCTCTGCCCGGTCACGTAGCTGCACTGACTGGCGAGAATCGACACCAGCCTCTGGCGGGCCACACCCCTCGAGCTGCCGCCGCGGTCCCTCAGCCAGCCCAGCGCCCACCGCTGGATGTCCCCTGCCCACTTCCTCCAGGCCTCCGGCTCAACGACCTGGCGCCAGCCCCCGGGCTGGCTCGAGAAGCAGGCCGAGCGCAGCCACTGCGAGTAGGACTCGCCGAGCGGCGCCTTTGAACGGGCCGAGGGCAGGAGCACGGCCGGCCTCCTCACGGTCAACATGGCACACGCGGCGGGGCCAACCTTCAGCTGAGGACAAAACAGGAGAGTGACAGCAGTCAGCAAGAGCGCTGGAGACACAACTGGGGCGAGTTGCAAACGCGGCCCACGGCAGTTATTTCATCTTTGCAACAACCTGCAGGTGGGTCAAGCCCCTTTTAATGGCGTAACGGGGA from Chiloscyllium punctatum isolate Juve2018m chromosome 35, sChiPun1.3, whole genome shotgun sequence includes these protein-coding regions:
- the LOC140459575 gene encoding stAR-related lipid transfer protein 7, mitochondrial-like gives rise to the protein MLTVRRPAVLLPSARSKAPLGESYSQWLRSACFSSQPGGWRQVVEPEAWRKWAGDIQRWALGWLRDRGGSSRGVARQRLVSILASQCSYVTGQRLRRAQQIGQLYSNLYSERSRQGLITSLWRRFHSRNRGTGGKLVAAFAAAFMWDNERIQDEELQR